The DNA segment GCAGCGATGATGCGCGCATTGCCGATTTCTACAAGGCTTACACTAACACCGCGGCAATCGATGCGGCGGGCATGAAGCCAATGGAAGCCGATTTAGCTAGCTATCAAGCCATTGCGGACAAACACGCCCTGTCGGCGGCGCTCGGTGCTAACCTGCGTGCCGATGTGGATCCTCTCAATGCCACCGACTTTTTCACCGAAAACCTCTTCGGGATTTTCGTGACTCAAGGTCTGGCGACGCCGGGTGAAGTGCTGCCTTATATTCTGCAAGGCGGTTTAGGGTTGCCCGAGCGCGAATACTATCTGTCGGACGATCCTAAAATGGTCGAGATCCGCACCGCTTACCGTGCCTATATCGAGACCCTGCTGACCGATGCGGGCATCAGCGATGCAGCGGCCCGTGCAGATCGCATTTTTGCCCTCGAACATAAAATTGCTAGCGCCCACGCCAGCCGTGAAGACAGTGAAGATTTCACTAAGGCATCGGGTGTGTGGAGCCGTGCCGACTTCGATGCTAAAGCCCCGGGTATCGACTGGACTGCCTTTTTAGATGCCGCCCAGCTTGGCAAGCAAGACAGATTTGCCGCCTACCACGCCAGTGCTATTACTGGGCTGTCGGCGCTGGTGGCCTCTGAGCCGCTGGATGCGTGGAGAGACTGGCTGGTGTTCCACCATATCAATAGCCACGCCGATGTATTGCCTTCGGCTATCGATAACGCCTCTTTTGCCTTTAACGGCACTAAGCTGTCGGGCACTCCTGAGCAGCGCAGCCGTGATAAACGCGCCTTAAGTGCCTTGGATGAATACCTAGGTGATGCCGTAGGCCGCGCCTACGCCGAGCATTATTTCCCGGCATCGGCCAAGGCCGAAGTTAGCACTATGGTGGATAACATCGTCAGTGCCTTTGGTAAGCGTGTCGAAAAACTCGAGTGGATGGACCCTTCAACCAAGCAGGAAGCCCTAGCTAAGGTTGCGACCATTGCCGTTGGCGTGGGTTATCCCGATAAATGGCGTAATTACGATGCTTATGCCGTATCACCAACCAATGCCTATGCCAATGCTATCAATGGTGAAAGGGTGGAATACGCCCATCAACTCGCCAAAATTGGTAAGCCAATGGATAAGGGCGAGTGGTGGATGACGCCGCAAGTGGTTAACGCGGTTAACCTGCCAGTGCAGAACGCGCTTAACTTCCCTGCGGGGATTTTGCAGCCACCATTCTTCGATGCTAAGGCCGATGCCGCCTATAACTATGGTGCGATTGGCGCTGTGATTGGCCATGAGATCAGCCATAGTTTCGATAACAATGGTGCGGCGTTCGACTCTACGGGTGCTATGCGTAACTGGTGGACGCCAGCGGACTTTGCTCAGTTTGCTAAGCAGGGTGAGGCATTGGCGAAACAGTTTGATGCCTATGCACCATTCCCGGATCTGCATGTAAACGGCAAGCTGACCTTAGGTGAAAACATTGCCGACGTGGCGGGCTTAGCGGCCGCGCTCGATGCCTACCATGCCTCACTTAACGGTAAGCCTGCACCGGTTATCGATGGCTTTAGTGGCGACCAACGCTTCTTTATCGGCTTCGCGCAAACGTGGGCGACTAAGATGCGTGACGAGGCCCTGCGTGCCCGCGTGGCGACCGATGGCCATGCTCCTGGCATGTACCGCGCGCTGACCGTGCGTAACTTAGATGCGTGGTACACTGCGTTTGATGTGAAGCCCGGCGACAAGCTGTACTTAGCCCCAGAGGATCGCGTGAAGATCTGGTAAGTTAAGTCGATAAAAAGGGAACCCTAGGGTTCCCTTTTTTGTTAGCGATTTTGCAGTCGATTGTAGTCCAGCCAACCGCTTTCAATCGGATGACTGTCGAAAAAGGCTTGGTTGAGTTTATCGCTAAAGGCCCAGAAACGCGGATCGGTACGGCGCACAGCCGCCAAATCCAATAACGCCTCGTAGTCTTTTTCGGTTTGCATGCCTTCGACCTTAGCCACGACTTTGGCTAAGTCCTGCTCCTTGATATGCCAGAAGGCTTCGGGGTAACTGCCCAAAAGCCCGCGCACTAGCGTGACATCATCCTTGGCGGGCTCGCGATTGCTTTCCTCATTGAATAGGCTCGAAATATTCCGATGGGCACTGTTACGCACTAAGGTGAAGATTTCCGCTTTGCCTGGGGTTTGCGGCTCAATCATGATCATCGTCAGCTCGGGCAAAAGAGTCGCTTGCGTGCCTTTGACTCTGCCTAGCGTCTGCAACAAGGCCTTGCTATTGGGTTGCAACTGACTGAGTGCGATTTGATAGCGTTGGGGCTGAACCTCGCCAACTTTAGCTGCCAACTTTTGGTAGAGCTCGGCCTTAAGATCGTCCGTGTAGTAGAGCACGCCCGTGGGTTGATTGAAGGTATTAATATCCCCCGCGATAAAGGCGGTCAGCTGGGTGCCCGCATCCTGATACCAATCCTTAAACTGCTTACGGCGCTCTTCTTGGGGCAACAAGGTCAAGAAGTTAGACTCGCCCTCCATGCGTAAAAAATCCATATACAGGCGGGTGAGTAGCTGGTGGCCATAGTTGCCATACACATCGAAACCCGCGACTAAGAGGTAGTGAATACGCTCCAGCAGGGCATAGTCGATCACCCAAGCCGTCTTAGGAGATTCTCCCACTAATCCTTTGACCACAGTGGCATTATCGAAATGCCTAAATACCGTCAGGCTGGCATTATCATTGTTGCCGCCGCCATCCCATAAACCGTCGATAGTGAGGTGGCGACCATTTTTAAACTTATGATTTAAAAACTGATTTCGTGCCCGCATATACTCGCCCTGTTTGGCGGCGTATTTCACCCAAGTCACGGCAAGGGCGGTGCTTTCTTCCTCGGCGGGCATGCGTAGGTTCTCGATTTGGCCCTGATAGAAGTCAGTAAAGTCACTGTCGTCCATATATTCTGGGGTGACAAAGTAAACCCAGAATCTATCGTTGATCACATTGAGGGCGACCTGACCACGGCACACCGGCCCCTTGATAAAGCCCATAATAGTGTCTTGGGCGCGGGTGAGCATAAAGCGATAGCGCGAGCCTGCTGGCAGCTGAATAAAGGCCTCGAAGGGATTGGCCGCTACGCTTGGTTTATAGCTGGGCAGCGAGCTGACTTGGTATTTAGCGTCGATAAACCACTGCTGCCAGTTTTGCAGCACAGTGTTATTCAAAGCGTAGGGAATATGGGTTTTATCGACGATCGTGGCGCGATAGGGCTGAAAGCGGTAATACACCCGCGACACTTGCGGATCGTCGAAGGGACGGCGGCTGGCAATAAGATCAATAGGTTTGCCCGGCGGCGTGCGTGAGCGCACTAACTCAAAGTAAATCGCAGGGGCATTGGCCGCGGTTAAGGACTCAAAATACAGGTGGAAGGCAAACAAGTGCTCGTAAATATAGCGGGCACTCAGTTGCGCCTTGAGGCTATCGGCATTTAAAAACTGCTCCCAGCGGGCGATTTCGTCGCTGAACTCGGCGCTAAGCGCAGGTGGCGTTGGCAACACAGCGCCCTGTTCGAGCCATTGCATTAATACCTTATGTTCCTGCTGATTGAGCGCAGGCAAGCCGTAGGGCATACCTGCAAGGGGCTGGTATTGCTCGTATTTGTCCATTTCTTCAATGCTGGCGCACTGCTGAACCCGATCGAGGCTAAAGTCGAAACTCTTATCGAGCAGTTTAGTGTCCGGCAGGGGATGGGCCTGTTTTAGCGTTAGCATCCGCGCCAGCACTGAGGCTTGGGTATTGGCCTGCGGGGTCTGGGCGCGCTCATTGAGTACGGGATAAAAACCGCGTTCGCGCCATGCTTCAGGCGTATGGGCATCGACAAATAACCGATTCGGTGTTGCCGCCATCAAACGGGTGCCCTGATAGACCTTTTCCTTATTGGCGCCCCGTTCAATGCCCTCACTAGAGGTCATTTTAAGCTGACAGGGTGCATCGTAACAGGCATGGCAAACCACGCAGCGACCGTTGATGATAGGTTCAACAGTCGAGTGATAAGCCTTTGTTTGTGCTGTGAGTTCACTAGGATTAAGCTGATTATCAGCCCGCGTCTGCGGCGAGCTTTTACCGTAAAGATTATCAAAATCCACCTGGGCGACGCTGGCGCAACCCGTGACCGCTAACACTAGGGCCAAAAGCCAACGTTTCCAAACTGCATTTATCGGATTCATATCCACTCCTTTGCCCGACTGATGAGCTTTATCCATCCTTAATCTGCAACACTTTAGCAGAATAGTCTGAACAAGTTGAATTTACTGTTTATTTGGGGTGTTTATTCGGCCTGTTCACGGGGTAATATGAATAGCATTAGTGGATGCTATGCTTTATTAGGCACAAATCGATAAGGGAAGAAGATGACTACAGAACGCTATTTTTACGAGCCGAGCAAGGGACATGGACTATCGCACGACCCCTTAAATGCGATTGTCGCCCCCAGACCCATAGGCTGGATCTCCTCGCGCAGTGCCCAGGGGCAACGCAATCTCGCGCCCTATAGTTTTTTCAATTGTTTCAATTACAAACCTCCTATTATCGGCTTTGCCAGTACGGGCTGGAAGGACAGTGTCGCCAATATCGTCGACACCGGCGAATTTGTCTGGAATCTCACTACCCGCAGCCTTGCCGAGAAAATGAATCAAACCTCGGCCATGCTGCCCCGCGGTGAAGACGAATTTGCCTTTGCTGGACTCACCCCCAAGGCTGGCACTATCGTTCAAGCTGAGCTGGTGGCCGAAAGCCCGGTAAACTTTGAATGTAAGCTTTCTCAATGTATTCAATTAACTGCCGCCAATGGGGATAAGATTGATACTTGGCTCGTCTTAGGTGAAGTCGTTGCCGTGCATATCGCCAAGCATTTACTCGATAGTGACGGCGTGTATCAAACCGCCCTCGCTGAACCCGTGCTGCGGGCTGGCGGCCCATCCGCCTACTATGGGATCTCGGAAGAGCAAAGGTTTGATTTGCATAGACCACAAGTGTAGGTGTTGGTACTCAAACTTCGTTTGAGTTTTTGACTTATTAGTTTTGGTATCTCATGGCAGAGCAATCTAAAGCTTAAGTTTTTATTCTTTTAAAGAAAAATCAATGTCGTGTGGCTTCACCCCACACCCGACCAAAAGGGGAAAAGCGCCTGTTCCCCTTTTGGAAATCCCCCGGCGTCCCTAGCGAAGTTACATGCATTGGTTAGTGGTCTCATACTCCAATAAAAATTGCCTAACGGCTCAGATGGGACATCCATGTCCCCCCGAGCCTGCACCATCATCCATGATGTCGCCACGGCATTTTTATCTGCGTATTTCGACAACTTCGCAGGGAAGGTGAACTTCTGAGATTTCGGTGTTAGCTATTAATCTCGAAAGAGCGATATCTATAAATGATTTTCATGTATTTCCTGCCATTTAGCGTTGGGATCGTTAATGGTGTTGTTTACTAATTTTTTCAACATATTGGTTGCATTCATTTATAACAAACTCAGGTACTAGACTATATTTATTAGGGTCTAATTGTGAAATATTGTCATTTTCAATGTGAAAAACTTCGTTTATATATTTCTGAAGGTAATTGTTTTCTAAGTTAACTCCTGAAGTTAGAATCCTAAATATTTGCAGTTTCTCGTAGTCGTTTTCAGCAATTTTGTAAAGATCAATCATTCTTTCGTTGCTTTGTATAGTTTTAACTAGTTCATTGTAATCAAAGTTTTTAACTATTTTCTCTATTTCATTGATTGCTATGTCAATGTCATCTTGTAACATAGGTGTCCCGTCTTTATATATTGGAATATCTCTCTTGTGAATTAAGTTTGATATTAGGTTGTAAGTTGAATTCTTATTGTTCATAGCATCTAATTTTCTTCTAATATATATTAGTTTGATGATTGGGTGAAGTGTTCTTCCTGTATTTAAATCACAAACCTCTATAAATGTAAGTATATCTTCCTTTTCAATGCTAATTTCTTTTAGATAACCATTTTTGTTATATATTAAATGTGCTTTGTTAATATTGTTTACAGGTATTATTTTGAAAAAATCAACAATTGGATCGAAGTCATGAGTAAGCATTAGCACTGTAAGACCTTTTAATGATGTGTTTTCAACAAACAATTTCCTCATGATTGCATATTTTTTATTTTTATCAAATGAGGATATCGGATCATCAAGCACAATTAAGTCAGGCTTGCTAGAAAGGCATTGATACATAAATAACAACATTGCAAAA comes from the Shewanella mangrovisoli genome and includes:
- a CDS encoding M13 family metallopeptidase, coding for MSDRLIPAILLSTTVLTGLTACGDNTKETAAAASDNAAKVQTSAAPAASQPATPIGINLAAMSPKVKPGDDFYTYANGEWMKTTEIPADRSSTGAFLVAFQETEKHKTSLIADLVKAEHAAGSDDARIADFYKAYTNTAAIDAAGMKPMEADLASYQAIADKHALSAALGANLRADVDPLNATDFFTENLFGIFVTQGLATPGEVLPYILQGGLGLPEREYYLSDDPKMVEIRTAYRAYIETLLTDAGISDAAARADRIFALEHKIASAHASREDSEDFTKASGVWSRADFDAKAPGIDWTAFLDAAQLGKQDRFAAYHASAITGLSALVASEPLDAWRDWLVFHHINSHADVLPSAIDNASFAFNGTKLSGTPEQRSRDKRALSALDEYLGDAVGRAYAEHYFPASAKAEVSTMVDNIVSAFGKRVEKLEWMDPSTKQEALAKVATIAVGVGYPDKWRNYDAYAVSPTNAYANAINGERVEYAHQLAKIGKPMDKGEWWMTPQVVNAVNLPVQNALNFPAGILQPPFFDAKADAAYNYGAIGAVIGHEISHSFDNNGAAFDSTGAMRNWWTPADFAQFAKQGEALAKQFDAYAPFPDLHVNGKLTLGENIADVAGLAAALDAYHASLNGKPAPVIDGFSGDQRFFIGFAQTWATKMRDEALRARVATDGHAPGMYRALTVRNLDAWYTAFDVKPGDKLYLAPEDRVKIW
- a CDS encoding fatty acid cis/trans isomerase; the encoded protein is MNPINAVWKRWLLALVLAVTGCASVAQVDFDNLYGKSSPQTRADNQLNPSELTAQTKAYHSTVEPIINGRCVVCHACYDAPCQLKMTSSEGIERGANKEKVYQGTRLMAATPNRLFVDAHTPEAWRERGFYPVLNERAQTPQANTQASVLARMLTLKQAHPLPDTKLLDKSFDFSLDRVQQCASIEEMDKYEQYQPLAGMPYGLPALNQQEHKVLMQWLEQGAVLPTPPALSAEFSDEIARWEQFLNADSLKAQLSARYIYEHLFAFHLYFESLTAANAPAIYFELVRSRTPPGKPIDLIASRRPFDDPQVSRVYYRFQPYRATIVDKTHIPYALNNTVLQNWQQWFIDAKYQVSSLPSYKPSVAANPFEAFIQLPAGSRYRFMLTRAQDTIMGFIKGPVCRGQVALNVINDRFWVYFVTPEYMDDSDFTDFYQGQIENLRMPAEEESTALAVTWVKYAAKQGEYMRARNQFLNHKFKNGRHLTIDGLWDGGGNNDNASLTVFRHFDNATVVKGLVGESPKTAWVIDYALLERIHYLLVAGFDVYGNYGHQLLTRLYMDFLRMEGESNFLTLLPQEERRKQFKDWYQDAGTQLTAFIAGDINTFNQPTGVLYYTDDLKAELYQKLAAKVGEVQPQRYQIALSQLQPNSKALLQTLGRVKGTQATLLPELTMIMIEPQTPGKAEIFTLVRNSAHRNISSLFNEESNREPAKDDVTLVRGLLGSYPEAFWHIKEQDLAKVVAKVEGMQTEKDYEALLDLAAVRRTDPRFWAFSDKLNQAFFDSHPIESGWLDYNRLQNR
- a CDS encoding flavin reductase family protein — translated: MTTERYFYEPSKGHGLSHDPLNAIVAPRPIGWISSRSAQGQRNLAPYSFFNCFNYKPPIIGFASTGWKDSVANIVDTGEFVWNLTTRSLAEKMNQTSAMLPRGEDEFAFAGLTPKAGTIVQAELVAESPVNFECKLSQCIQLTAANGDKIDTWLVLGEVVAVHIAKHLLDSDGVYQTALAEPVLRAGGPSAYYGISEEQRFDLHRPQV